The following coding sequences are from one Streptomyces sp. V3I7 window:
- a CDS encoding GNAT family N-acetyltransferase has protein sequence MPRMTHASWTIAPEPFGSPVAAALWRAYFTEVSDRWYLRFEGRRTAPDELEKGLVSHAGRDLTPPGGQLMVARYGGEPVGCAGVRLLERGTAELTRVFVHKELRGKGGAALLVRAAEDAARALGATRMILDTRGDLVEARALYARLGYTETEPHNDDKYAEHWFRKDLG, from the coding sequence ATGCCCCGCATGACCCACGCGTCCTGGACCATCGCCCCCGAACCCTTCGGCTCCCCCGTCGCCGCCGCGCTCTGGCGGGCGTACTTCACCGAGGTCAGCGATCGCTGGTACCTGCGATTCGAGGGGCGCCGTACGGCCCCGGACGAGCTGGAGAAGGGGCTCGTCTCGCACGCCGGACGCGATCTGACGCCACCAGGCGGGCAGTTGATGGTCGCTCGGTACGGTGGTGAGCCCGTCGGCTGTGCGGGCGTACGACTACTGGAGCGGGGCACGGCCGAGTTGACCCGTGTCTTCGTGCACAAGGAGCTGCGTGGCAAGGGCGGCGCCGCACTGCTGGTGCGCGCCGCCGAGGACGCCGCCCGTGCGCTCGGAGCCACGCGGATGATCCTCGACACCCGCGGCGACCTGGTGGAGGCCCGCGCGCTGTACGCCCGCCTCGGCTACACGGAGACCGAGCCGCACAACGACGACAAGTACGCCGAGCACTGGTTCCGCAAGGACCTCGGCTGA
- a CDS encoding ketopantoate reductase family protein, whose amino-acid sequence MTNDELTVAVLGPGGIGGLLAALLARAGHRVICLAGEDTAHALRTGGIQLRSARFGDFTAPVEAETELREPVDACLVAVKHTSLDAALTRVPPEILGDGLLVPFLNGVEHPEALRARYRADRVAPAVIRCESTRVAPGVIEHGSPFAEIDLTGTGVPRPRLDALAAALADAGPATRVLEDEASALWAKMAFLAPFALLTTRYGVPIGEARTRYREELTALVQETAAVSRACGAPADPAQALARYDTFPDRTKSSMQRDAESGRPLELDTIGGALLRAADRHNVLVPVTARLVRELRQAGH is encoded by the coding sequence ATGACGAACGACGAACTCACCGTGGCCGTCCTGGGCCCCGGCGGGATCGGCGGCCTGCTGGCCGCCCTGCTCGCCCGGGCCGGGCACCGGGTGATCTGCCTGGCCGGCGAGGACACCGCCCACGCGCTGCGCACCGGCGGGATCCAGCTGCGCAGCGCCCGGTTCGGCGACTTCACCGCCCCTGTCGAGGCCGAAACGGAGCTGCGCGAGCCGGTCGACGCCTGCCTGGTCGCCGTCAAGCACACCAGCCTCGACGCGGCCCTCACCCGCGTCCCGCCCGAGATCCTCGGCGACGGTCTCCTCGTACCGTTCCTCAACGGCGTCGAACACCCCGAGGCCCTGCGCGCCCGCTACCGCGCCGACCGGGTCGCCCCGGCCGTCATCCGCTGCGAGTCCACACGCGTCGCCCCGGGCGTGATCGAACACGGCAGCCCCTTCGCCGAGATCGACCTGACCGGTACCGGGGTCCCCCGGCCCCGCCTCGACGCCCTCGCGGCGGCGCTCGCGGACGCCGGACCGGCCACCCGCGTCCTGGAGGACGAGGCGTCGGCGCTGTGGGCGAAGATGGCGTTCCTCGCCCCGTTCGCCCTGCTGACCACGCGCTACGGCGTGCCCATCGGCGAGGCCCGGACCCGGTACCGCGAGGAGCTGACGGCCCTCGTCCAGGAGACGGCGGCCGTGAGCCGCGCCTGCGGAGCCCCCGCCGACCCGGCGCAGGCACTCGCCCGGTACGACACCTTCCCCGACCGTACGAAGTCCTCGATGCAGCGCGACGCCGAGTCCGGCCGACCGCTCGAACTCGACACTATCGGCGGCGCGTTGCTGCGCGCTGCCGACCGGCACAACGTGCTGGTCCCGGTCACCGCCCGCCTGGTGCGGGAGCTGAGGCAAGCCGGTCACTGA
- a CDS encoding DUF2277 domain-containing protein encodes MCRSIKTLRPPALAEEATEDEIRAAALQYVRKVSGFRAPAAHNREVFERAVDAVTEATAELLDGLEIRGRSPAAREAG; translated from the coding sequence ATGTGCCGGAGTATCAAGACGCTTCGCCCGCCCGCGCTGGCCGAGGAGGCCACGGAGGACGAGATCCGGGCCGCGGCGTTGCAGTACGTACGCAAGGTCTCGGGATTCCGGGCGCCCGCCGCCCACAACCGGGAGGTGTTCGAACGGGCCGTGGACGCCGTCACCGAGGCGACGGCCGAGCTGCTCGACGGCCTGGAGATCCGCGGCCGGTCGCCCGCCGCCCGCGAGGCGGGCTGA
- a CDS encoding DUF1992 domain-containing protein translates to MTERKPPGVPFESWVDRQIRTAQARGEFDGLPGEGEPLPPGTDTSYDELWWIKRKMAREGLSVLPPSLALRKEAEDALAAAYAAPSEQLARRIITDINVRIRDMMFRPPPGPPLGMKPYDVEEVAREWRELRKPPRGAAGV, encoded by the coding sequence ATGACCGAGCGCAAGCCTCCCGGCGTCCCGTTCGAGTCCTGGGTCGACCGGCAGATCCGCACCGCGCAGGCGCGCGGCGAGTTCGACGGGCTCCCGGGCGAGGGCGAACCGCTGCCGCCGGGCACCGACACCTCGTACGACGAACTGTGGTGGATCAAGCGCAAGATGGCCCGCGAGGGCCTGTCGGTGCTGCCTCCGTCCCTGGCCCTGCGCAAGGAGGCGGAGGACGCGCTGGCCGCGGCGTACGCGGCGCCCTCGGAGCAGCTAGCGCGGAGGATCATCACCGACATCAACGTCAGGATCCGCGACATGATGTTCAGGCCGCCGCCCGGCCCTCCGCTGGGCATGAAGCCGTACGACGTCGAGGAGGTCGCGCGCGAGTGGCGCGAGCTGCGGAAACCGCCTCGCGGAGCGGCCGGCGTCTAG
- a CDS encoding DedA family protein translates to MWESVGSLTAGPWIYAMVALSVLLDVFLPVLPSGVLVVAAATAAAAGSGAATGRVPQHVPDILVLIFSAATASVLGDLVAYRLAWRGGERLDRAIARSRRLTTAQERLGAVLSRGGGALVVLARFAPAGRSVVSFCAGAAHRRVRDFLPWSALAGIAWAGYSVALGYFGAQWLGATWLAAGVSLTALFGVGTGAAYLMRRQS, encoded by the coding sequence GTGTGGGAGAGCGTGGGGTCACTGACCGCCGGGCCGTGGATCTACGCCATGGTGGCGCTGTCGGTCCTCCTCGACGTCTTCCTGCCGGTGCTGCCGAGCGGGGTGCTGGTGGTCGCGGCGGCCACGGCAGCGGCGGCGGGCTCGGGCGCGGCGACGGGCCGGGTCCCGCAGCATGTTCCGGACATCCTCGTCCTGATCTTCTCCGCGGCCACCGCGTCGGTGCTCGGTGACCTGGTGGCGTACCGGCTGGCCTGGCGCGGAGGTGAGCGGCTGGACCGGGCCATCGCCCGCTCCCGGCGCCTCACCACCGCGCAGGAACGTCTCGGCGCGGTCCTGTCCCGGGGCGGCGGCGCCCTGGTCGTGCTGGCCCGGTTCGCCCCGGCCGGGCGCTCGGTGGTCTCGTTCTGCGCGGGCGCGGCCCACCGCCGGGTCCGCGACTTCCTGCCCTGGTCCGCCCTGGCCGGGATCGCCTGGGCCGGCTACAGCGTCGCCCTCGGCTACTTCGGCGCCCAGTGGCTGGGCGCGACCTGGCTCGCGGCGGGGGTGTCGCTCACGGCGCTGTTCGGCGTCGGGACGGGGGCGGCGTACCTGATGCGCCGCCAGTCGTAG
- a CDS encoding glutathione-independent formaldehyde dehydrogenase: protein MKAVVYEEPFSVAVKDVEDPSILHPNDVIVRVTSSAICGSDLHMYEGRTAAEPGIVFGHENLGVIEEVGSGVTSLSVGDRVVMPFNVACGFCKNCLAGETGFCLTVNPGFAGGAYGYVAMGPYTGGQAERLRVPFADFNCLKLPEGDEFETDFVLLADIFPTGYHGCELAQVSPGETVAVYGAGPVGLMAAYSALLRGASKVFVVDRVPERLAKAAEIGAIPIDFTQGDPAEQIKELTDGEGTDKGIDAVGYQAQAPDASHEEPAIVLNSLVETVRPTGRLGIPGLYVPSDPGGPDEHAKHGQLLVSIGKMFEKGQKMGTGQCNVKRYNRQLRDMIISGRARPSFVVSHELPLDEAPLAYEKFDKRVEGYTKVVLHPGHDLAA, encoded by the coding sequence GTGAAGGCCGTCGTCTACGAAGAGCCTTTCAGCGTCGCGGTGAAGGACGTCGAGGACCCGAGCATCCTGCACCCCAACGACGTGATCGTGCGGGTCACGTCGTCGGCGATCTGCGGCTCCGACCTGCACATGTACGAGGGCCGCACGGCGGCCGAGCCCGGCATCGTCTTCGGGCACGAGAACCTGGGCGTGATCGAGGAGGTCGGCAGCGGTGTGACCTCCCTGTCCGTCGGGGACCGTGTCGTGATGCCGTTCAACGTCGCCTGCGGGTTCTGCAAGAACTGCCTGGCCGGTGAGACCGGGTTCTGTCTCACGGTCAACCCCGGCTTCGCGGGCGGTGCCTATGGATACGTGGCCATGGGGCCGTACACCGGAGGCCAGGCGGAGCGGCTGCGGGTGCCCTTCGCCGACTTCAACTGTCTGAAGCTGCCGGAGGGCGACGAGTTCGAGACCGACTTCGTACTGCTCGCCGACATCTTCCCGACCGGGTACCACGGGTGTGAACTCGCCCAGGTGTCGCCCGGTGAGACCGTCGCCGTCTACGGTGCCGGTCCCGTGGGCCTGATGGCCGCCTACTCGGCGCTGCTGCGCGGCGCGTCGAAGGTGTTCGTGGTGGACCGGGTGCCCGAGCGGCTGGCCAAGGCCGCGGAGATCGGGGCCATCCCCATCGACTTCACGCAGGGAGATCCGGCCGAGCAGATCAAGGAGTTGACGGACGGAGAGGGCACCGACAAGGGCATCGACGCCGTCGGCTACCAGGCCCAGGCCCCCGACGCCAGCCACGAGGAACCCGCCATCGTCCTCAACTCGCTTGTCGAGACCGTACGGCCGACCGGCAGGCTCGGCATTCCGGGGCTGTACGTCCCGTCCGACCCGGGAGGACCCGACGAGCACGCCAAGCACGGCCAGCTCCTGGTCTCGATCGGCAAGATGTTCGAGAAGGGGCAGAAGATGGGCACCGGCCAGTGCAACGTCAAGCGGTACAACCGCCAGTTGCGCGACATGATCATCTCCGGCCGCGCCCGGCCCAGCTTCGTCGTGTCCCACGAACTCCCGTTGGACGAGGCCCCGCTGGCGTACGAGAAGTTCGACAAGCGGGTCGAGGGCTACACCAAGGTGGTGCTGCATCCCGGTCACGACCTCGCCGCCTGA
- a CDS encoding MFS transporter, which produces MALEAHGTAKDGASGIPTANGGPGGKGAGQHVPGSVLASVGALLLGLLLAALDQTIVATALPTIVSDLGGLEHLSWVVTAYLLASTAATPLWGKLGDQYGRKKLYQAAIVIFLIGSALCGAAQDMGQLIAFRALQGLGGGGLIVLSMAIVGDLVPPRDRGRYQGLFGAVFGATSVLGPLLGGLFTQHLSWRWVFYVNLPLGVVALAVIATALHIPHRAVRHVIDYLGTFLIASVATCLVLVASLGGITWAWDSPQIIGLAVLGVALAVAFVAVERRAAEPVLPLRLFRMRTFTLAAVISFVIGFAMFGAMTYLPTFLQVVHGISPTMSGVHMLPMVVGLLLSSTVSGQIVSRTGRWKVFPVLGTAVTTLGLLLLHQLDEFSTTAEISGYFFVFGLGLGLVMQVLVLIVQNSVSYEDLGVATSGATFFRSIGASFGVAIFGTVFASRLGDELTAAFRGVRLPGGLSADRLAADPHGIVALPPPLRPAALHAYAVSISDVFLYAAPVALLGFVLAWYLKEDRLRGSVTAPDGTETLASNPVERSSYDECCRALSLLGTREGRREVYEKITRRAGYDLLPAASWLLLRIRRFGAVEPALLAERGVIPLPALLAAVRQVEERRLAVREGVDLVLSKQGHEVADRLAHAREESLAELLGDWWSAERPTDLTQLVKELTDEMSGSRREQPQDGTAAPAR; this is translated from the coding sequence ATGGCCCTGGAGGCCCACGGCACGGCGAAGGACGGCGCGAGCGGCATACCGACGGCGAACGGTGGACCAGGGGGAAAGGGCGCCGGACAGCATGTCCCCGGCAGCGTCCTCGCCTCTGTCGGCGCCCTTCTGCTGGGTCTGCTGCTCGCCGCGCTCGACCAGACCATCGTGGCGACCGCGCTGCCCACCATCGTCAGCGATCTCGGCGGCCTGGAGCACCTGTCCTGGGTGGTCACGGCGTACCTGCTGGCCTCGACCGCGGCCACCCCGCTGTGGGGCAAGCTCGGCGACCAGTACGGGCGCAAGAAGCTCTACCAGGCCGCGATCGTGATCTTCCTGATCGGCTCCGCGCTGTGCGGCGCGGCGCAGGACATGGGCCAGCTCATCGCCTTCCGGGCCCTGCAGGGACTGGGCGGCGGCGGCCTGATCGTGCTGTCGATGGCGATCGTCGGCGACCTCGTCCCACCCCGCGACCGCGGCCGCTACCAGGGGCTGTTCGGCGCCGTCTTCGGCGCGACCAGCGTGCTCGGGCCGCTGCTCGGCGGCCTGTTCACCCAGCACCTGAGCTGGCGCTGGGTCTTCTACGTCAACCTGCCCCTCGGCGTGGTCGCCCTCGCCGTGATCGCCACGGCCCTGCACATCCCGCACCGCGCCGTCCGCCACGTCATCGACTACCTCGGCACCTTCCTGATCGCCTCGGTCGCCACCTGTCTGGTCCTGGTCGCCTCGCTCGGCGGCATCACCTGGGCCTGGGACTCGCCGCAGATCATCGGGCTGGCCGTGCTGGGAGTGGCCCTGGCCGTGGCCTTCGTCGCCGTGGAGCGCCGGGCCGCCGAGCCCGTCCTGCCGCTGCGGCTCTTCCGCATGCGCACGTTCACGCTCGCCGCGGTCATCAGCTTCGTCATCGGGTTCGCGATGTTCGGCGCGATGACGTACCTCCCCACCTTCCTCCAGGTCGTCCACGGCATCTCGCCGACCATGTCCGGCGTGCACATGCTGCCCATGGTGGTGGGCCTGCTGCTGTCGTCGACGGTGTCCGGGCAGATCGTCAGCCGCACCGGCCGCTGGAAGGTCTTCCCGGTCCTCGGCACCGCGGTCACCACCCTCGGCCTGCTGCTCCTGCACCAGCTCGACGAGTTCAGCACGACGGCCGAGATCAGCGGCTACTTCTTCGTCTTCGGCCTGGGCCTCGGCCTGGTCATGCAGGTCCTCGTCCTGATCGTGCAGAACTCCGTCTCCTACGAGGACCTCGGCGTCGCCACCTCCGGGGCCACCTTCTTCCGCTCCATCGGGGCCTCCTTCGGCGTCGCCATCTTCGGCACGGTCTTCGCGAGCCGCCTCGGCGACGAGCTCACCGCCGCCTTCCGCGGCGTGCGGCTGCCCGGCGGCCTCTCCGCGGACCGGCTCGCGGCCGACCCGCACGGCATCGTCGCCCTGCCGCCCCCGCTGCGCCCGGCCGCCCTGCACGCCTACGCCGTCTCGATCTCCGACGTCTTCCTGTACGCCGCGCCGGTCGCCCTCCTCGGCTTCGTCCTCGCCTGGTACCTCAAGGAGGACCGCCTGCGCGGCTCGGTCACCGCGCCCGACGGGACCGAGACCCTCGCCAGCAACCCCGTCGAGCGGTCCTCCTACGACGAGTGCTGCCGGGCGCTGTCGCTGCTGGGCACCCGCGAGGGGCGGCGCGAGGTCTACGAGAAGATCACCCGCCGGGCCGGCTACGACCTGCTGCCCGCGGCGAGCTGGCTGCTGCTGCGGATCAGGAGGTTCGGCGCGGTGGAGCCGGCCCTGCTCGCCGAGCGCGGCGTCATCCCGCTGCCCGCGCTCCTGGCGGCCGTCCGCCAGGTCGAGGAGCGGCGGCTGGCCGTGCGCGAGGGCGTCGACCTCGTCCTGAGCAAGCAGGGGCACGAGGTCGCCGACCGGCTGGCGCACGCCCGGGAGGAGTCCCTCGCCGAATTGCTCGGCGACTGGTGGAGCGCCGAGCGGCCCACCGATCTGACTCAGCTGGTGAAGGAGCTGACCGACGAGATGAGCGGCTCCCGGCGCGAGCAGCCGCAGGACGGGACGGCGGCCCCGGCCCGCTGA
- a CDS encoding O-methyltransferase has protein sequence MSGSQLWDDVDFYFTTHLAPDDEALQACLRESEAAGLPHVNVTANQGKFLHLLAQIQDVRHILEIGTLGGYSTIWLGRALPADGRLISLEYSPRHAEVATRNIARAGLDKITEVRVGPALESLPKLADENPAPFDLVFIDADKANNARYVEWALKLARTGSLIIIDNVVRGGRVIDAESAEQDVRGTRAAIELIASHPRLSGTAIQTVGSKGYDGFALARVLA, from the coding sequence ATGAGCGGCTCGCAGCTCTGGGACGACGTCGACTTCTACTTCACCACCCATCTCGCGCCGGACGACGAGGCGCTTCAGGCGTGCCTGCGCGAGAGCGAGGCCGCCGGGCTGCCGCACGTCAACGTGACCGCGAACCAGGGCAAGTTCCTCCATCTCCTCGCCCAGATCCAGGACGTCCGCCACATCCTGGAGATCGGCACGCTGGGGGGCTACAGCACCATCTGGCTCGGCCGCGCGCTGCCCGCCGACGGCCGGCTGATCTCGCTGGAGTACAGCCCGCGGCACGCCGAGGTCGCCACCCGCAACATCGCCCGGGCGGGGCTGGACAAGATCACCGAGGTGCGGGTCGGCCCGGCCCTGGAGTCGCTGCCCAAGCTGGCCGACGAGAACCCGGCCCCCTTCGACCTGGTCTTCATCGACGCCGACAAGGCCAACAACGCGCGCTACGTGGAGTGGGCGCTGAAGCTCGCGCGCACCGGCAGCCTGATCATCATCGACAACGTCGTACGCGGTGGCCGGGTGATCGACGCCGAGAGCGCGGAGCAAGACGTGCGCGGCACCCGCGCCGCGATCGAGCTGATCGCCTCCCACCCGAGGCTGAGCGGCACGGCGATCCAGACGGTGGGCAGCAAGGGGTACGACGGCTTCGCGCTGGCGCGGGTGCTGGCCTGA
- a CDS encoding GNAT family N-acetyltransferase: MENTRERHVLLVPWAEDDFWLLRRTNSPEMTRFLGGPETEEQLAGRHRRYVEPSAGRMYRVTLGDGGETVGSIGFWEQSWQDGTVWETGWGVLPGFQGRGLAVAAARALVEEARAAGRHRYLHAFPKVSHAASNAVCRSAGFTLRGQADFEYPKGNPIRSNDWRYDLAAGAEDGD; this comes from the coding sequence ATGGAGAACACACGCGAACGGCACGTGCTCTTGGTGCCCTGGGCCGAGGACGACTTCTGGCTGCTGCGGCGGACCAACAGCCCGGAGATGACCCGGTTCCTGGGCGGCCCCGAGACCGAGGAGCAGCTCGCCGGGCGGCACCGCAGATACGTCGAGCCGTCGGCGGGGCGGATGTACCGGGTGACGCTGGGGGACGGCGGTGAGACGGTCGGCTCCATCGGGTTCTGGGAGCAGTCCTGGCAGGACGGGACGGTGTGGGAGACCGGCTGGGGCGTGCTGCCCGGGTTCCAGGGGCGGGGGCTGGCGGTGGCGGCCGCGCGCGCCCTCGTCGAGGAGGCCCGGGCGGCCGGGCGGCACCGGTATCTGCACGCGTTCCCGAAGGTGTCGCACGCCGCGTCGAACGCGGTCTGCCGCAGCGCCGGGTTCACCCTGCGCGGACAGGCCGACTTCGAGTACCCGAAGGGCAACCCGATCCGGTCCAACGACTGGCGGTACGACCTCGCGGCGGGCGCGGAGGACGGGGACTGA